In a single window of the Diabrotica undecimpunctata isolate CICGRU chromosome 11, icDiaUnde3, whole genome shotgun sequence genome:
- the LOC140452802 gene encoding uncharacterized protein: MDFIIKQIQGDAFSKEIAELKNNKFISNKNIVSLKPFVDSFSFLRVGGRLTNCPDIDYLQKHPILLPSKNHTVNLIIKNEHIRLGHAGAQTVLSNLRLKFWPLNGLKEAKRIILNCTTCFRFSCTPAQQLMGNLPEDRLSITTRPFQKIGVDYGGPFLLKSSSLRKAPKVKAYIAIFVCMVTKAVHIEVVSDLTTSSFLLTLKRFIFRRGNPTVIYSDNATCLSGARNQLYDLYKFFKNKSNSQTIGEYLSENQISWKFIPPRSPHWAGIWEASIKSAKYHMRRLIGSSSFTFEQFYTVMVQIEAVMNSRPICAMSSDPSDYTFLSPGYFIIGSSLTAHPEQNLEKIPENNLSVFQQIAKVHQSFWKKWSVDYLNRLQNSPKWSRPRDNIKVNDLVLLREDDVPPLKWPLARVVDTMPGQDGKVRVVKLKTINGQFTRAISKISVLPRQDKEE; this comes from the coding sequence ATGGATTTCATCATCAAACAAATTCAAGGTGATGCATTCTCAAAAGAAATTGCGGagcttaaaaataacaaatttatttcaaataaaaacattgtttcACTAAAACCATTTGTAGAttcttttagttttctcagagtTGGAGGCAGACTTACAAACTGTCCCGACATAGACTATTTGCAAAAACATCCTATACTACTTCCATCCAAAAATCATACCGTCAATCTTATCATTAAAAATGAGCATATCAGATTGGGACATGCTGGTGCTCAAACAGTTCTCTCAAACCTTCGGTTGAAATTCTGGCCTCTCAATGGTCTAAAGGAAGCAAAACGAATTATTCTCAACTGCACCACATGTTTCCGATTTTCGTGCACTCCTGCACAACAGCTAATGGGTAACTTACCTGAAGATAGGTTGTCCATTACAACAAGACCTTTTCAAAAAATAGGTGTAGATTATGGTGGACCCTTTCTGTTAAAATCTTCTTCACTCCGAAAAGCGCCAAAAGTCAAGGCATACATAGCCATTTTCGTGTGCATGGTGACCAAAGCTGTGCACATTGAGGTTGTTTCTGATCTAACAACTTCTTCCTTTCTATTAACACTCAAAAGGTTTATCTTCCGACGTGGTAACCCAACCGTCATTTACAGTGACAATGCCACATGTCTTTCTGGTGCAAGAAACCAACTCTACGACTTatacaaattctttaaaaataagtCAAATTCTCAAACCATTGGGGAATATCTGTCTGAAAATCAAATCTCATGGAAGTTTATTCCCCCTAGATCTCCTCATTGGGCTGGGATCTGGGAAGCTTCAATAAAAAGCGCTAAATATCATATGCGTAGACtaataggctcttcttctttcaCTTTCGAACAGTTTTATACTGTCATGGTTCAAATTGAAGCTGTGATGAATTCAAGGCCTATCTGTGCCATGTCCAGCGACCCTTCTGATTACACTTTTCTCAGTCCTGGGTACTTTATAATAGGCTCCAGCCTGACTGCGCATCCTGAGCAAAACTTAGAAAAAATCCCGGAAAATAATTTATCCGTGTTTCAACAAATTGCGAAAGTACATCAAAGTTTCTGGAAAAAGTGGTCTGTTGACTACTTAAACCGCTTACAAAACTCTCCAAAATGGTCCCGACCAAGGGATAACATAAAAGTCAATGACTTAGTCCTTCTGAGAGAGGACGATGTACCTCCTCTAAAATGGCCTCTAGCACGGGTAGTTGATACAATGCCCGGTCAAGATGGCAAAGTCAGAGTGGTCAAGTTAAAGACCATCAATGGTCAATTTACAAGGGCAATCTCTAAAATTTCGGTTCTCCCTAGGCAAGATAAAGAAGAGTAG